From one Novosphingobium sp. genomic stretch:
- a CDS encoding NAD(P)-dependent alcohol dehydrogenase — MTVKAIGAPAADKPFEPLAITRRDTGAHDVAIKIAYCGVCHSDLHMARDEWGGALYPCVPGHEIVGHVTAVGEHVTKFKVGDTVGVGCMVDSCQHCPSCDDGLEQYCTGEGSFTGTYNAPTPDAPGYTMGGYSEAIVVNEKFVLRVSHKPEQLAAAAPLLCAGITTWSPLRHWNAGPGKKVGIVGIGGLGHMGVKLARALGAHTVAFTTSEAKREAALALGAHEVIVSRNEEEMAAHAGSFDFILNTVAASHNLDPFIALLKRDGTLTLVGAPEHPHPSPMVFPLIFGRRSLAGSLIGGIAETQEMLDFCAEHNITSDIEMIAGHQIDDAYNRMLKGDVRYRFVIDNATLV, encoded by the coding sequence ATGACCGTCAAGGCTATCGGCGCGCCCGCCGCTGACAAACCCTTTGAACCCCTCGCCATCACCCGCCGCGACACCGGCGCGCATGATGTCGCCATCAAGATCGCCTATTGCGGCGTCTGCCATTCCGACCTGCATATGGCGCGCGACGAATGGGGCGGCGCACTGTACCCCTGCGTGCCCGGCCATGAGATCGTCGGCCATGTCACCGCCGTGGGCGAACATGTCACCAAATTCAAGGTGGGTGACACCGTGGGCGTGGGCTGCATGGTCGACAGTTGCCAGCACTGCCCGAGCTGCGATGATGGTCTGGAGCAATATTGCACCGGCGAGGGCAGCTTCACCGGCACCTACAACGCCCCCACCCCCGACGCGCCGGGCTACACGATGGGCGGCTATTCCGAAGCCATCGTGGTCAACGAGAAGTTCGTGCTGCGCGTGAGCCACAAGCCCGAGCAGCTCGCCGCCGCCGCGCCGCTGCTCTGCGCCGGGATCACCACCTGGTCGCCGCTGCGCCACTGGAACGCCGGCCCCGGCAAGAAAGTCGGCATCGTCGGCATCGGTGGCCTGGGCCATATGGGCGTGAAGCTGGCGCGGGCGCTGGGCGCTCACACCGTGGCCTTCACCACCAGCGAAGCCAAGCGCGAGGCCGCTCTGGCGCTGGGCGCGCATGAGGTGATCGTGTCGCGCAACGAGGAAGAGATGGCGGCTCACGCGGGCAGCTTCGACTTCATCCTCAACACGGTGGCCGCCTCGCACAATCTGGATCCGTTCATCGCGCTGCTCAAGCGTGATGGCACGCTGACCCTGGTGGGCGCGCCCGAGCATCCGCACCCCAGCCCGATGGTGTTCCCGCTGATCTTCGGCCGCCGTTCGCTAGCCGGTTCGCTGATCGGCGGCATCGCCGAGACGCAGGAAATGCTCGATTTCTGCGCCGAGCATAACATCACCTCGGACATCGAGATGATCGCGGGGCATCAGATCGACGATGCCTATAACCGCATGCTGAAGGGCGATGTGCGCTATCGTTTCGTGATCGATAACGCCACGCTGGTGTAA
- a CDS encoding LysR family transcriptional regulator, giving the protein MQQADHHELRAFLAVARERSFTRAAAQMGLSQSALSRSIANLEARLGVRLLNRTTRSVAPTVAGERLAAGLVPHFEGIEAQLAALGDIRERPAGLVRITADESAAQCVLWPALSRFLPDYPDVEVEVVVDNALTDIVAAGLDAGVRSGDIIDRDMIAVPIGADQRMAAVASPAYLAGRAPPLHPRDLTEHQCINIRLATLGGLYAWEFDKDGREMRVRVGGQLTFNTSTLVVQAALDGFGIAFLPECQLIEHIAAGRLVRLLEAWCEPYPGFHLYYPSSRQVSPALRVVIDGLRQARRSAEQVAELRDTVGD; this is encoded by the coding sequence ATGCAGCAGGCAGACCATCACGAATTGCGCGCCTTTCTGGCTGTTGCGCGTGAACGCAGCTTTACCCGCGCCGCAGCGCAAATGGGCCTGTCGCAATCGGCGCTGAGCCGGTCGATCGCCAATCTGGAGGCGCGGCTGGGGGTGAGGCTGCTCAACCGCACCACGCGCAGCGTTGCCCCCACCGTCGCGGGGGAGCGCTTGGCGGCTGGCCTCGTGCCGCATTTCGAGGGGATCGAGGCGCAACTGGCCGCGCTGGGCGACATCCGCGAGCGTCCCGCCGGGCTGGTGCGGATCACCGCCGATGAAAGCGCGGCGCAATGCGTGCTGTGGCCGGCTCTGTCGCGCTTTCTGCCCGATTATCCCGATGTCGAGGTCGAGGTGGTGGTGGACAATGCTCTGACCGATATTGTCGCGGCGGGGCTGGATGCCGGTGTGCGCTCGGGCGATATCATCGACCGCGACATGATCGCCGTGCCGATCGGCGCGGACCAGCGCATGGCGGCGGTGGCCTCGCCCGCCTATCTGGCGGGGCGGGCGCCCCCGCTCCATCCGCGCGACCTGACCGAGCATCAGTGCATCAACATCCGTCTGGCCACGCTGGGCGGGCTCTATGCCTGGGAGTTCGACAAGGATGGGCGCGAGATGCGGGTGAGGGTGGGCGGGCAGCTCACCTTTAACACTTCGACGCTGGTGGTGCAGGCGGCGCTGGATGGTTTTGGCATCGCCTTTCTGCCCGAATGTCAGTTGATCGAGCATATTGCGGCAGGACGCTTGGTCCGCCTGCTGGAGGCATGGTGCGAACCCTATCCCGGTTTCCACCTCTATTATCCGAGCAGCCGTCAGGTTTCGCCGGCGCTGCGTGTGGTGATCGACGGCTTGCGGCAGGCGCGGCGTTCGGCGGAGCAGGTCGCGGAGCTTCGCGATACGGTTGGGGATTGA